CCGGGCAACCTTGGTGTTGCCGTTTTTGAAGTGGCAGTCGCCTTCCAGGCAGCCGGCGACATAGACGCCGTCGGCACCTTTTTCAAAGGCTTTCATCAAATGAATGGCGTCGACTTTTCCCGAGCAGGGCACGCGGACGATGTTGACATTGGCGGGATAGGGCAGGCGCTTGCTGCCGGCCATATCCGCGGCCGTATAGGCACAGTAGTGGCAGCAAAAGGCCACGATAACCGGTTCAAATTGTTCCATTATGCAACCATCCTTTCCAGGAGCCCGTCCAGTTTAGCCAGGATCTGGTCGTCTTCGAACTGCATCAGTTGAATGGCCTTGGCCGGGCATTCGGCAGCACAGACGCCGCAGCCATGGCATTTGGCCGGGTCGATTTCTGAATATCCGTCGGCGTTGATGAACGGTACGTCGAAAGGACAGGCCCGCACGCACACCAGGCAGGCGGCACATTTGGTCCCATCCACGCGGGCGACGGCGGCCCCCAGTTCGATGGTGTTTTTGGCCAAGAGGGCCTGGGCCCGCCCGGCCGCGGCCTGGGCGTCGGCAATGCTTTCCTTGATATTTTTCGGCGCGTGGGCCGTTCCGGCGACGAAGAAGCCCGGTATGGAAAGATCCAGCGGCCGCAGCTTGACGTGGTCTTCCAGGAAGAACCCCTGCTGGGTTCTCTGCAGCCTGAAAATCATGGCCAGGTCTTCGGTGGCTTCGTCATCGGCTATGAGGCCGGTGCTCAGGCAGAGACAGTCTGCCGCAAGCGATATCTCGCGTCCCAGGATCGGATCGACGAAGGCCAGCGTGACGCCTTTTTCGGCCGCTTCCACCACGGGGGGGGCATCCTTTTCGTAGCGCACGAAGATGACTCCCCGCTTGCGGGCTTCCAGATAGTAATCTTCCAGGAAGCCGTAGGTGCGCATATCCCTGTAAAGGACGAAAATGCGCATATCCGGATTGAGGTCGAGCATGGCCAGGGCGTTCTTGACGGCTGCCTGGCAGCAGATGCGCGAGCAGTCGGGGTTGTCGGGACAGCGCGAACCCACGCACTGAATCATGGCCACCGTGTCCATGGCTTTTACACGGTCAGGATCTTTTTCCAGCATACCGTCCATGTCCAGCTGTGTCATCACGTCGGGATGCTGCCCCAGCAAATATTCGTCGGGCCGGTTCTGCTTGGCACCGGTGGCCAGAATCGTGACACCGTGTTCGATCTGCCGGTAGTACATCTGCGGGGCGATCTGCAGGCCGGTTTTGAACATGCCCGGCATGCCGGTGTGGTCGACGATGATGGCATTGAACACCACCTCGATGGAAGGGTGGGCCTTGACCTTGTCGGCCAGGGCCTGTATGAAGGGCGCCACCCGCTCGCCGTCGATGGTTTTCTGGATGTTGATGGCGATGCCGCCGAGCTGGGCGCTTTTCTCCACCAGGAACACCTTAAAGCCCTGATCGGCCAGCGTCAGGGCCGAGTTCATGCCGGTGACACCGCCGCCGACCACCAGGATGTCCTTGTTCATGGGCAGGGAGTGCTCCATCAAGGGGTGGGCCTTCACAACGCTGGTAACGGCCATGCGGATGAGATGCTGGGCCTTTTTGAACGCCCCTTGTGGGTCGTTGGCGTGGACCCAGGTGTTTTGGTCCCTGATGTTGGCGATTTCGACCAGGTATTTGTTGATGCCGGCGCGCTGCAAGAGGTCCTGAAACTTGGTCTCATGGGTCCGGGGCGAACAACCGCCGATGACCACACGGTTGAGCTTTTCTTCGACGATGGTTTTCTGAATCTTGTCCATGGCGGCTTTGCTGCACCCGTGGCCGGCTACCACCGACACGGCAACCTGAGGCAGGCTGAGTCCGAAATCCGCCAGGGCCTGGGTGTCCACGACGCTGCCGATGTTCAGGCCGCAGTCGCAGATGAAGATGCCGACCTTAGGATCCTCGTCGCTGACGTCCCGTTCGCGGACGGGTTCGTCGCCGTCTTCCTCGCCGTATTCGTCGCCGTCTTTCACGGCGGCTTCGACGGGACTGCTTTCCTCGGCGGCCAGGCAGGCAGCGGCACTGGCCTGGATCATGGTTTCAGGGATGTCCTTGGGGCTTTCGAAAAGACCGCAGGCGTAGATGCCGGGTACGGAGGTGGACACCGGGCTGAAAGCGCCGGTTTTGGCAAAATTGTGCTCGTTCAACTCGATGCCCAGGGCCAGAGCCATTTCTCTAACATCGTCCGCAACGCGGAAGCCGGTCGATAGAACGGCCATGTCGAACGTTTCCGTTTTGGACGGCGTGCCGTCTTCCACCAGGTAGGTAATGTCCAGCCCGCCCTCGGCGTTGCGTAAGATGCTGTGGGGGCGGCTGCGAACCAGGTTGACATGGAATTCATCTTCAGCCCGGTTGCGGTACTGTTCGTATTCCTTGCCGAAGGTCCGTATGTCCATGTAAAAGATGGTGGTTTCGATGGTATCCTGGAAGCGTTCTTTGGTAACGATGGCTTCCTTCAGGGCAAACATACAGCAGGCGCTGGAGCAGTAGGAAGCCGCACCCTTCTGAATGCCGCGTGAACCAACGCACTGGATCCAGGCGATCTTCTCGGGCTTTTTGCCGTCCGACGGCCTCACCAGCTCCCCCTGGGTCGGGCCGGAGGCGGAAAGGATGCGTTCGTATTCCAGGCTGGTGACCACGTCCGGGTTTTTGCTGTATCCAAAATTGTCCAGGCCCGAGGGATCGAACACCGCGGCCCCGGGGCAGAGAATGACGGCCCCCACGTTGAGCTCCAGCTCTTTTTGCGAATCGTCCGGCACAATGGCGCCGGCTTTGCACACATTTTCCAGGGCCTTGACATCCTGGCACTTTTCCATATCGATGGCATAGGCCTGCGGGGTGGCCTGTGGATACCGCATGCAGGTTGGTGCCCGGTGATCCAGTCCTGGATGGAACTTCACACATTCCGGAAAAGCGGTGTGGCAGTCGCCGCAGGCCGTGCATTTATCAAGGTCTATGTAGCGGGGGGACTGGTTCAGATGGACGGTGAAATCACCCTTCTCGCCGCTGATGCCTTTGACTTCCGTCATGGTCATCAGTTCGATGCGATCCTGGCGGCCGCCCTCGGAGAGGCGCGGAGATATGGTGCACAGGTCGCAGTTGTTGGTGGGAAAGGTGCGGTCCAGCTGGGTCATCAGACCACCGATGGATACGGCCTTGTCGACCAGAACGACATTCCGGTCGGATTCTGCCAGGTCCATGGCGGCGCGGATGCCGCCGATACCCCCGCCAACCACGAGTATTTTCTTATGGGATGGCATTGGTTCTTTATTGTTCAGCATACCTGTTTATTCCTGTTCATGGTTTGTTGTTTGTGGTTGTACCGCCCCGAAGAGGCGGCAGGTTTTTTTACAGCCCGGCCACATCCAGGATCGAAGCGAGGCGATGTTCCCACCCCAGGGTCTGGATTCTGACCCCCTGGGCCACGCCGCGCAGGGCGGCGACGGTTTCACCGGCGATTTTAATACCTTCCATTTCCCGATCAGGGGCTTTACGAATACGCTTGATCAGATCTTCCGACAGGTTGGCGTCCGGTTCGCTGGTGGCGATGTAGCGTGCGATGGCCACGGATTTGATCAGAAACACCGTCGGGATGACGGGGACGCCCAGATTTTTAGCCTTTTCCATGAAGGTCCTGAAAAGATCCAGGTCGAAAACCGGCGGTGTGACGATAAACTGGGCCCCGGCGGCAATTTTTTTCCCGGCCAGTGCCAGTTCGTCATCCGTGAAGGAGGCGATGGTGCACCCGGTGGTGAAGTCGGGCCTCCCATCCAGTTCGAAGCCTGCCAGATCTTTGCCTTCCTGCAGGGTACGGATCGCCTTGAGCAATCCTTCTTCATCCAATTCGTCGACCGGCTGGGCGTCGCGGTGGTCGCCCACCGCCATCTCTTCGCCCTGTACGACGATCAGGTTCTGGATACCCATTACGTGGGCGGCCAGAAGGTCGCCCTGCAGGGCCAGCATGTTGCGGTCCCTGCCGTAGACGTGAATGAGGGATTCGATGCCCTGCTGGTGCATCAGAACGCCTCCGGCCAGGGCGCTCATCTTCATCACCCCGTTGTCCATATCGGGGATGATGACGGCATCCACACGACCCTTGATGCGGCGGGAATCCATTACCATTTTGGATATATTGACCCCCTTGGGGGTGTGCATCTCGGCCAGAACAACAAATTCACCTGCCGACAAACGTTTGCGAAGACTCATAATTCATCTCATCCTTATATATAGGGTTGATAGGTTGATCTTTGGTTAAAGGCATGGGCGGACGGCGGGGCCATCCGTCCGTGCCCGGTCCTTGAAAGCTCGTTTACATGGCCGTTTCCGGATGAAAGACGTTTACCTCTTTCAGATCGTCCCCCAGATACTCACGCTCGTTGGGTCCGAGGATGCCGAGGGAGAGACAGATCAGGGTCCAGAGGTGAACCACCGGGTAATTCCCGCCGTAGTGTTCGCTCAGTTCGTGGATCTGGGCATGGCAGTTGTGACAGCCGGCGATGCAGTAGTCGGCGCCGGTGGCCTTGATCTGTTCGTCTTTCAATTTGCCGTAGGCAAGGCGCTCTTCCTTGAATCCGGACTGGAGAAAGCCGCCGCCGCCGCCGCAGCAGTAGTTGTTGGACCGGTTGGGGGTCATGTCGACGAAATTCTCTTCGCCGACCACCGATTTGACCACGAACCTGAGGTCCTCGGCGATGGGGTCGCCGTAGGATTTGCGCACGATCTGACAAGGATCCTGCACGGTGAACTTGATCTTTAAGTCCTTGTTCCAGTCGGAGTTGACCTTGAGTTTTCCCTCGCGGATCCACTTGGCGTAGTATTCATAGATGTTTTTGACGACGAAGTTGTGCTCGATGTTGAATTTTTTCAGTCCTGCCAGGACTGAGAAGGTTACGTGCCCTCACTCCGTGTTGAGAAAGACCTTGCACCCCAGGTCGTCGGCCTTCTTGGCGCTGGTGCGCGTAATGTGCTCCCAGCTGTCGTTGTCGGCCAGGAACATGCAGTAGTTTTCCCCGGCCCACCCCTTGCTGCCGTAGGTCCAGTCCGCACCGACCAGGTGCAGGATTTTCCAGAGGGGCAGCAGCTCGTCGGGCTCGGTCACCGGCTCCCTCGAGTTCTGGTTGAGGAAAAATTCGGCACCCTCCTTGTCGATGGGCGCCTGCATCTCGGCGAATTCCGGCTGGGCTTCCTGGTACTCTTCCAGCACGTCTTCCACCACGAACTGAAAATCCTCGGGCGTGGCGCCCATGGCGCTGGTGCTGTCGTTGCGCAGGGCCATGTCGCAGGATCCCAGGATACCCTTGGGACGTTCCTCCCTGGGCCAGGCGGCGCGGGCGTTGTACACCAGCTGGGGGATGTCGATTTTCATGGGGCAGACATAGATGCACCGCTGGCACATGCTGCACATCCACACCCAGTTGGTGCTCAGGATTTCCTCGTCCATGCCGAGGGCGGCCATGCGTAGAAACTTGCGGGGGTCCATACCTTCCAACCCGGTGGCCGGACAGCCCGATGAGCAGGCGCCGCAGGTCAGGCACAGGTTAAGGTTGCCGCCTTCCGGCAGGAGCTCTTTGACCTTGTCCATGAAAATGCTCTTTTGCTTGCCTTCCAGTCTGATTGGTTTCTCTTCCATTGCTTTTCCTCTCTACTCCTTTGCACGTTTTTTCAACCGAATACGGTAAAAATATTCCATCCCCATGTCGCTGGAGGTGTCCACGGAAATAAGCTCGTAGGAAGCGTGCGGCAGCACCCTGAAAAGGTCCTTCTGGGTGTCCGGGTCGCTCCCCTGGATTTCCAGAATATCTTCCGCGTTCATTTTGGAAAACATCTGTGTCATTTTTAGAAGCATGATCGGGGTTATCGAACCCCTGAAATCTAGGGTGTAATTTGCTTTCATTTTTCAATGCGTTCCTGGTTCCATTGGTCAGGGAGGTGAATTTTGCAAAATCGGGGCCAACTTTGCCTGATCCGGGGTGAAAATACTTTTTCATTGAAAAACGGTGGGTTCGGTGCAATGATCCGGGGGT
This is a stretch of genomic DNA from Deltaproteobacteria bacterium. It encodes these proteins:
- a CDS encoding hydrogenase iron-sulfur subunit, producing MEQFEPVIVAFCCHYCAYTAADMAGSKRLPYPANVNIVRVPCSGKVDAIHLMKAFEKGADGVYVAGCLEGDCHFKNGNTKVARRVAYVKKLLDEIGIGGERLEMYYMSAGMGERFAQVAREMTEKIRELGPNPTKAPLTQDNGEAVA
- a CDS encoding FAD-dependent oxidoreductase: MLNNKEPMPSHKKILVVGGGIGGIRAAMDLAESDRNVVLVDKAVSIGGLMTQLDRTFPTNNCDLCTISPRLSEGGRQDRIELMTMTEVKGISGEKGDFTVHLNQSPRYIDLDKCTACGDCHTAFPECVKFHPGLDHRAPTCMRYPQATPQAYAIDMEKCQDVKALENVCKAGAIVPDDSQKELELNVGAVILCPGAAVFDPSGLDNFGYSKNPDVVTSLEYERILSASGPTQGELVRPSDGKKPEKIAWIQCVGSRGIQKGAASYCSSACCMFALKEAIVTKERFQDTIETTIFYMDIRTFGKEYEQYRNRAEDEFHVNLVRSRPHSILRNAEGGLDITYLVEDGTPSKTETFDMAVLSTGFRVADDVREMALALGIELNEHNFAKTGAFSPVSTSVPGIYACGLFESPKDIPETMIQASAAACLAAEESSPVEAAVKDGDEYGEEDGDEPVRERDVSDEDPKVGIFICDCGLNIGSVVDTQALADFGLSLPQVAVSVVAGHGCSKAAMDKIQKTIVEEKLNRVVIGGCSPRTHETKFQDLLQRAGINKYLVEIANIRDQNTWVHANDPQGAFKKAQHLIRMAVTSVVKAHPLMEHSLPMNKDILVVGGGVTGMNSALTLADQGFKVFLVEKSAQLGGIAINIQKTIDGERVAPFIQALADKVKAHPSIEVVFNAIIVDHTGMPGMFKTGLQIAPQMYYRQIEHGVTILATGAKQNRPDEYLLGQHPDVMTQLDMDGMLEKDPDRVKAMDTVAMIQCVGSRCPDNPDCSRICCQAAVKNALAMLDLNPDMRIFVLYRDMRTYGFLEDYYLEARKRGVIFVRYEKDAPPVVEAAEKGVTLAFVDPILGREISLAADCLCLSTGLIADDEATEDLAMIFRLQRTQQGFFLEDHVKLRPLDLSIPGFFVAGTAHAPKNIKESIADAQAAAGRAQALLAKNTIELGAAVARVDGTKCAACLVCVRACPFDVPFINADGYSEIDPAKCHGCGVCAAECPAKAIQLMQFEDDQILAKLDGLLERMVA
- a CDS encoding methylenetetrahydrofolate reductase: MSLRKRLSAGEFVVLAEMHTPKGVNISKMVMDSRRIKGRVDAVIIPDMDNGVMKMSALAGGVLMHQQGIESLIHVYGRDRNMLALQGDLLAAHVMGIQNLIVVQGEEMAVGDHRDAQPVDELDEEGLLKAIRTLQEGKDLAGFELDGRPDFTTGCTIASFTDDELALAGKKIAAGAQFIVTPPVFDLDLFRTFMEKAKNLGVPVIPTVFLIKSVAIARYIATSEPDANLSEDLIKRIRKAPDREMEGIKIAGETVAALRGVAQGVRIQTLGWEHRLASILDVAGL
- a CDS encoding (Fe-S)-binding protein, which translates into the protein MEEKPIRLEGKQKSIFMDKVKELLPEGGNLNLCLTCGACSSGCPATGLEGMDPRKFLRMAALGMDEEILSTNWVWMCSMCQRCIYVCPMKIDIPQLVYNARAAWPREERPKGILGSCDMALRNDSTSAMGATPEDFQFVVEDVLEEYQEAQPEFAEMQAPIDKEGAEFFLNQNSREPVTEPDELLPLWKILHLVGADWTYGSKGWAGENYCMFLADNDSWEHITRTSAKKADDLGCKVFLNTEUGHVTFSVLAGLKKFNIEHNFVVKNIYEYYAKWIREGKLKVNSDWNKDLKIKFTVQDPCQIVRKSYGDPIAEDLRFVVKSVVGEENFVDMTPNRSNNYCCGGGGGFLQSGFKEERLAYGKLKDEQIKATGADYCIAGCHNCHAQIHELSEHYGGNYPVVHLWTLICLSLGILGPNEREYLGDDLKEVNVFHPETAM
- a CDS encoding sulfurtransferase TusA family protein, whose protein sequence is MKANYTLDFRGSITPIMLLKMTQMFSKMNAEDILEIQGSDPDTQKDLFRVLPHASYELISVDTSSDMGMEYFYRIRLKKRAKE